The genome window CAAATCTCAAACACATCTCTCGAGTGCCTTCAATAACATTGCCATTGATTTGTGTCCTCCAGTCGCTATAGTTACTCCTCTTAGTCATAAAAATGACATTTCGAAAGAAACGATCTCGATTAAATCCGTCAATGGAACTAAAGACACTATTAAAACGAACACAAATGGTATTTCAGAATCCCTTTCAGATATTAAACCAACTGTAAAGGAATGTACAAAAGAGAAAAGCTTTATAAATGAAGAGAGTCTATTCTTGAGTGACTCAGACTTCGAGAAATTTACAAATGATCTCTTTTCCGAACAGTCCTTCCAAACCTCAGACGGAAGTAACTGGACATTCCAAAGAACCGACAGCTTTGCGTATCAGTCGAATGACCAATCAGTGAATGTTGAAAAGAAAACACTTACATTCGAGGCACAGCTGGAAGACTTTGAAAAGATACTGGACAAATTCATTCAGTCGGATGCGGACAGACCGGACACGAAAAGTGCAATAAATGGCCGATTTTTGGGGTCGACTGTACATGTCACTAGTACGACGAGTACAGCCAAATTTAAACCTAAACTTGACTCAATCAGCCAAAATGTCACCCTGCCACAACCGGATATTCTCCGAAACTCAGAACTGCTCCGCGAGCTCTTAGAGAACGATACGGACACCTCATTGAAATCTCAAAACAGTGCAAAACGTCCAGTGAGTGTTGAtctatcatttttgaactcggaCACAATTTACTCAAATCGAAGTGCCTCATCTGCTTCTACTATTCTCAAGACCAAAACGATCGATCCTATTCCTACCGGTGAACTTCTTATGATCTCCACGTCGGACGCATCTTCTAAACCCGACAGTGTGAACTTTACAGAATCATTGGACAGTGAATCGTGTGATACTAAATCTGCCGATCACGGTCCGTTATCTTTAGCCGAGCAGCGTCGCGCGAGCGTCACCCTTCACCATAAAGTACCGAATATAGGTGACATCGTATCCCCTTGCGGCCCGCTTAGTAGGATGAACGGCGACGAGACAGAGGCGCTCTTAAATGAACTCACGAGCCACACCAGTGGCAATCAAACGGGTCGCACTTCAAGAGACATTCTGCCATCGGGACCACAAGACGCTCGTTACGAGTACATGAATGGTCCCCGTCCTGTTACCTCGCCATTTTCCGGGTTTCATGTGGAAAATATCGCCCATACGAATGGACCGACAAATGACCAAGAATTACGGATGAAAATGAGTATGGGACAGAGGGCTCCTGGCTACGTGGCCGGGAACAGAGGAATCGTGGGTCTATCGCAGACTGAGTTTGAAGCCATGCCAGCAGAGCGCCGACATCTCATTGCCTCCCGTTATGGGCAACTGATGAGGAATATAACGCCAGGCGGCGGCTATCCAGACGAAATGTCAAATCCTTTAACTCGAGCGTCAGTAAATGAACTTTTGACAGACATTCGAGCCTCTGTTAATCCAGTCAACACATCTATGTCCGCGAGCGGCCCTCTAATGCAAAATCACGATCAGTTCCAAATGAACAGTATGCGTGGAATGCCTGAAAGTAATGGATTGACATCAAGTCAGATGAGCCAGCCTACTGCAGAAACGAATCCTTACGGGAACGAGGCTACCAAAGACCGGATGCGCTACCTAATGATGCAGCAACTGCATCGACGGCGCATGGAAGAGCAAATGGCATCAAGGGGACAAGCGCCCATGGATGGCCAGTGTGGAATGATTCCTCAGGGCAATATATCGCGAACACACCCGCCAATGCCGGAAATGTTGTCAAACGCAACACACGGTACGAGGTTTCCTAACCAGCATGGCGGCCTTCATTCCAATGCTGGTCACGCTCCGTTTTTCCGTCCTCAAATGGATAGTCAAGCACACATCCCACAACATAACGAAAACATGATGTCTGGTATGACGCATGGACCCGGTGCAAACATTTACCAGCGGCAGTTAGCGCACCAACGGCAGCAGCAGCACCATCATCAGCAACAGCAACATcctcagcagcaacaacagcaagaCCATTATCAACATAATCAACATCCTCATCAACAATTGTATCATCGTAACCAAATTACCCAGCAGCAGCAACATCCTCGACCTcaacatgaacaacaaatgcTTCAACGCATGAATAAACCACACCAGACTCTCTCCATTGACCGATTTTCTCCGGGCCATCCACAACAGTCTCACCAGTTCTCTGCGAACCTTCTCAACTCACACCTACAGTCGCGCCAATCTCAGTTCCCCATGCATAGAATGCCCGGCAGCGTCCCGTCGAGCGGTATGCCACAGATGCAGGGGCCGTTCGCGTCGATGCAGTCTCACAACCCTCATCAGCAGCAGAATCATCATCAGCCGCACCACCAACAGCAGTTGCAGAATTTCCAAACGCATTCGCAGGAGCAGTTTCAGTTTAACCCACTGACTTCCGGTGCGAATCCGTACGGAGCAAACGCGCAACAGATTCCGTTAACGCCGACGACGCCGACGTTACCCTCCGGTCTTGGAACCGGAAGTAGCGATATAAAGCACGAACCACATAGCACGGAAAATATGTCTGAATTTTTCTTTTGATAGTTTACTTTGAGAGTTTCTTGTGATATATTATTTTGAAACTTTGAAGTTGAATGGTTCAccttaatcaattaattaattaattaatggtgACTTTGGGCAGTATCGTTGTAATGAGTTAAAACTTATAATGTACATACCTCAGATTGTGCGTGTTTATCCGGCGATATTGACATATTGATTTATTTCAGTTGAAAACAATACATTAGTAatacaacattaaaaatatactACGTAAAGAATCTTATTTAACATGAACgatgttttcttttttatcgCAAGCAGCTGACATGTGTAGAGTAATGTTACTGATACGTCACATAATTTCATGAAATCTGTTCGCAACCTTCAAAATGTTCATTCCAAATTAATCCATATTACCCTCGCTCTGCCTCTGGTAATACCGGGCTTAATATGTGTGGTAAAAGAGTCGTCACATTTTAACCCGAGGCGGTACAGTCCTCAGGCAGTACAGTTCTCACAGGCGGTACAGTGCTCACAGGCGGTATAGTCCTCACAGGCGGTACAGTCCTAACAGGCGGTACAGTCCTCACAGGCGGTACAGTGCTCACAGGCGGTACGGTGCTCACAGGGGGGCGGTACGGTGCTCACAGGGAGGCGGTACAGTGCTCACAGGGAGGCGGTACGGTGCTCACAGGGAGGCGGTACAGTgctcacaggctattcagggacgactaTTAACCCGAGGCGGTACAGTGCTCACAGGGAGGCGGTACAGTgctcacaggctattcagggacgactaTTAACCCGAGGCGGTACAGTGCTCACAGGGAGGCGGTACAGTGCTCACATGGAGGCAGTACAGTgctcacaggctattcagggacgactctttcgacttttattgtatttttcgtttaaaggaggtctcttcttcgCGAAAATTTAGTTCAGGCAAAAAGTGTCCCTGATGTGTGCATacgctaatctgtgacgacacttggcgtacatgcattaagtgtccCTGATGTGTGCATacgctaatctgtgacgacacttggcgtacatgcattaagtgtccCTGATGTGTGCATacgcttatctgtgacgacacttgacgtacatgcattaagtgtccCTGATGTGTGCATacgcttatctgtgacgacacttgacgtacatgcattaagtgtccCTGATGTGTGCATacgcttatctgtgacgacacttgacgtacatgcattaagtgtccCTGATGTGTGCATacgctaatctgtgacgacacttagcgtacatgcattaagtgtccCTGATGTGTGCATacgctaatctgtgacgacacttgacgtacatgcattaagtgtccCTGATGTGTGCATacgcttatctgtgacgacacttgacgtacatgcattaagtgtccCTGATGTGTGCATacgctaatctgtgacgacacttagcgtacatgcattaagtgtccCTGATGTGTGCATacgcttatctgtgacgacacttgacgtacatgcattaagtgtccCTGATGTGTGCATacgctaatctgtgacgacacttgacgtacatgcattaagtgtccCTGATGTGTGCATacgcttatctgtgacgacacttgacgtacatgcattaagtgtccCTGATGTGTGCATacgctaatctgtgacgacacttgacgtacatgcattaagtgtccCTGATGTGTGCATacgctaatctgtgacgacacttgacgtacatgcattaagtgtccCTGATGTGTGCATacgctaatctgtgacgacacttgacgtacatgcattaagtgtccCTGATGTGTGCATacgctaatctgtgacgacacttgacgtacatgcattaagtgtccCTGATGTGTGCATacgcttatctgtgacgacacttgacgtacatgcattaagtgtccCTGATGTGTGCATacgctaatctgtgacgacactttacgtacatgcattaagtaccGTTGTCCAATAGCGAGGCTCATATTGTATACATGCCGGAACATAGAAATACACAACGATTACCTGTCCTGTGTATCTGTCTATTCATATACTTTTCATGATTCCTGACTATCCGTACTAGATACtttttgttgaacatttattgCCTTTTACGTTTCAACTGTAATTGATTGTTAAAATGCAAGTGTATTTCATATACACAGCCTTCCACTCAAATTATTAACActgtatttaaatgatttatgtatACAGACTATTGCAAAAGTGATTATACAACGTATGTTTacgtttacataattatatttaaatataagttaATAAATGGGCATTATTTTTTCCAACATGCACTTCTACACTTTGTCAATAATTCAATGTGTGtaagctaacctgagcacaatgtgctcatggtgagcttttgtgatcgcctttcgtCCGTggtgcgtcgtgcggcgtcaacattttccttgttatcactctagaggccacatttattgtcagatcttcataaaatttggtcagaagattcgtctcaatgatatcttggacgacttcGAAAATGGTCACCGTTGCTTGAAAAAAACATCGCCGCCAGGGGGCgttgcatttttcctaatatagctACACATGGCtatctagtaaaaccttgtttacactatagaggccacattttgtccgatctttatgaaacttggtcagaagattcttcATAAATGATATCTTTGACACGTTCGAACATtattctggttggttgaaaaacatggccgcctttgggcggggcatttatccgtatatggctattataaaaccttgttaaaactctagaagccacatttattgttcgatcatcatgaaacttcgtccgaagatttgtcccaatgatatcttggacgagttggacAAAAATGgtgccgattggttgaaaaagattgccgccaggtggcggggcagttttcgttTGATGgatttagtaaaaacttgttaacactctaattgtcacatttatttccaatcttcataacactggatcatatcatttgttttaatgatatcttggatcaattcgaaaatagttccggtctgttgaGCAAATGGCCGCTAGGCGTCGGGGAATTTACCCTaatgtggctatagtaaaccctTGTAAGCACTCTAAAAGTAACAGTAACAGTTCACTCCTATCAaaattggtaagaacatttgttctaaagaTATCTTTAGGCTTCACTtagcaggtcagttcctttgtatctcaggtgaacgactttgtgcctttcaggccctcttgtcgcGTTTATCACCCCGTTATGATGTTtagaaagaaacaaaataaagaggacatcatacaattttataaagtatgctttctttaaatgatatttataaataaacattttaacttGACAACATGATCCACGTGCGCTAAAAGCAGCAAAGTGCAAATATAGTTGATGATAAACGcgtataaaatatgtcatttaaaggtgccttttcacagattttggcttttttttaacttattcattaaatgctttatatcgataaatgtgaacattggatcgtaaaagctccagtaaaaaatcaagaataaaatttaaaaaaggaaaagaacattgcccggaccaggtttcgaaccagtgacccctggagtcctgccagagtcctgaagtaaaaacgctttagcctactgagctattccgcctagtactcttacttgacgtattttataccttatgtaagcaatcttcgtagtttcacaaaatttaacgacaaaaaccgaactctccaaattattcaatcgtttcgcgttgcaacgctttataatttttaggttttaaaatcgtcaaaagatgcatataatggctatattagaccatggtaaatgttcagtattactgtttcctcacaaatatcataactaaaacgaaaatttgcgaatctgaaacaacttttttcaatttttcaatttaccaaagcgtgaaaagatccctttaaattaaaaataattcgtTCTCTTGACATATAGACAACTGTTTAACTAATCgatataatgttttgttaaatgcgacttttatttgaataacttGTTTGCAAAGATTTTTCAACCTTCACCACTTTTTGCTAGcaatacataatataattattaggcgtgtacacttggagacttttcaaGCGCAAcacgtaattaaaaaaaaataccggtatagctcccttatttttgaacggattttgttgaaattcggactcagactaattcaacacatatcttaTAATCCGagtaaaattaattgaaattgatcgacaaaaatatcaaacataacaaatttgaGAAATCTTTGAAAAAGTAAAATcctcaaatcgtacatcgtaaataataatgtgaaatgtaaaacgcattaacttacacgtcttaatgaccgaccggcttgtAACCTTGCgctcatacgagccatattgttttcctaattaatttttaatatgttttcatggTGTAAAACCACacctagaatgatgaaattgCAATTAAATTGGAATTGTATAGCGCGCTGTACTACACTTGAtgacttttcgaacgcagcatttttcaaacttaaatatttcagttatgagtaaatattttgattttaaattgtacatgttaTCATTTGACTAAAATATGTACAAGCAACCgatgaaatcattcatccgtgatgaTCGGGTGCTTCAgtaagtggggaaggtagcctgcaaaatgCCGATTGCGTtgttgcgctcctgaaattttatacgagacatattgatttttatattaattttatgttttcctggttaTCAACCCACATAAAAtgaagacatttaaataaaattagaatcatatcgcgtttcaaCATGTTCACTTGCAAAAAGTTGAAACCACACATACCCCACGTGCAAACGCGCCTGATTGTCAGGaagaatgattttatcgttatcttgcacggaatatagtcaaatgatcaagtgaaattttaaataacaatcttgactcattactgagatatttaagttgaaaagtgttgcgttagaaaagtctccaagtgtatgtaTACTGGGATAATTGGTAGTGTTTATTGTGGACTTCTCATAATTGCCATATATCTAAGACAAGACAATAATATCCATATATCAGGACATGACAATTACATCCATATATCCATGACAAAACAATTACATCCATATATCAATGAAAAGACAATTATATCCATATATAAATGAAAGACAATTATATCTATGTATCATAATCAATGACAAAACAATTATATCCGTATATCAAAGACAAGACAATTATATCCATATATCAATGACAAGACAATTATATCCATATGTCAATGACAAGACAAATATATCCATATATCAATGACAAGAAAATTACCGTATATCCATATATAAATGACAAGACAATTATATCCATTTATCAATTACAAGACAATTATATCCATGTATCAATCACACTACaattatatcaatatatcaatGACAAGACAATTATATCCATATATCAACgacaatttttttctttatccATATATCAATGACAAGACAAGTATATCCATATATCAATGACAAGACAATTATATCCTTAATCAATGACAAGACAATTATAACCATATATCAATGacaatacaattaaatcaaaatatcaaTGACAAGACAATGATATGAACCTCTAAGATATAAAACCATTTATGCTTTGAATAAGTTCGGCCCTATACAAGTACTTTTCATACGCATGCGTGAAGCAATAAAGGAATTACGTTTTAACCctgtattaatatttattttctatttgaaATTTGATTTTCCATTTTGCAGTTATCACATGAAGCGGAATATTAACATCcaaatgtattttcaatttaaaaaaattgcttCAGTTGGTTGACTATCAAACGGCTTTGTGattttaaaagtgattttttttaaatttaatttgatacaCTGAGTTTTTCATGTGTTAATCTTCAAATAGTCATTTTAAGTATCGTGTACGCAAACATCTGACATGACTTATAGAATGTTAAAAAATCTCTTTATCTTGCCCTActgatttcatttggaaaaaacGCCTAAGTTTAATGAATATCGGGCAGTGTTTACAAGTCTTATGTTAGCGACGAATATGACAGGTAAAATGCCATCAAAAACTAAACGGATTGTGTGAAGGTGAGCTAATATGTAAAAACAACTGCAATTTAGTAAGTTGAAACA of Dreissena polymorpha isolate Duluth1 chromosome 15, UMN_Dpol_1.0, whole genome shotgun sequence contains these proteins:
- the LOC127860465 gene encoding homeotic protein female sterile-like isoform X2, producing the protein MKKPGESAPENTPPDLIAAEDMVTLDPSQNAKDNTEITDSSACSSQHVLNVIDSLGHVTDEHTSPSGEKSSLESLFDEFDENDITEIYFGSSETENAVAGLEKCTAEENAANQIQEAEVQNNFQEYKKNPNDYEQLAKQEPESIEYDCNQNENMNFQRKRSVSECDESDVALAKRIKLEPDTDQSEVPCDNAKTAIAVKTEIEHNSHVPKSQTHLSSAFNNIAIDLCPPVAIVTPLSHKNDISKETISIKSVNGTKDTIKTNTNGISESLSDIKPTVKECTKEKSFINEESLFLSDSDFEKFTNDLFSEQSFQTSDGSNWTFQRTDSFAYQSNDQSVNVEKKTLTFEAQLEDFEKILDKFIQSDADRPDTKSAINGRFLGSTVHVTSTTSTAKFKPKLDSISQNVTLPQPDILRNSELLRELLENDTDTSLKSQNSAKRPVSVDLSFLNSDTIYSNRSASSASTILKTKTIDPIPTGELLMISTSDASSKPDSVNFTESLDSESCDTKSADHGPLSLAEQRRASVTLHHKVPNIGDIVSPCGPLSRMNGDETEALLNELTSHTSGNQTGRTSRDILPSGPQDARYEYMNGPRPVTSPFSGFHVENIAHTNGPTNDQELRMKMSMGQRAPGYVAGNRGIVGLSQTEFEAMPAERRHLIASRYGQLMRNITPGGGYPDEMSNPLTRASVNELLTDIRASVNPVNTSMSASGPLMQNHDQFQMNSMRGMPESNGLTSSQMSQPTAETNPYGNEATKDRMRYLMMQQLHRRRMEEQMASRGQAPMDGQCGMIPQGNISRTHPPMPEMLSNATHGTRFPNQHGGLHSNAGHAPFFRPQMDSQAHIPQHNENMMSGMTHGPGANIYQRQLAHQRQQQHHHQQQQHPQQQQQQDHYQHNQHPHQQLYHRNQITQQQQHPRPQHEQQMLQRMNKPHQTLSIDRFSPGHPQQSHQFSANLLNSHLQSRQSQFPMHRMPGSVPSSGMPQMQGPFASMQSHNPHQQQNHHQPHHQQQLQNFQTHSQEQFQFNPLTSGANPYGANAQQIPLTPTTPTLPSGLGTGSSDIKHEPHSTENMSEFFF
- the LOC127860465 gene encoding homeotic protein female sterile-like isoform X1, which produces MRRERGLCPGRLGMSRVYYPLLTEHVILASNISLNSSGKVKRPHGLQSRVRGVHEGMKKPGESAPENTPPDLIAAEDMVTLDPSQNAKDNTEITDSSACSSQHVLNVIDSLGHVTDEHTSPSGEKSSLESLFDEFDENDITEIYFGSSETENAVAGLEKCTAEENAANQIQEAEVQNNFQEYKKNPNDYEQLAKQEPESIEYDCNQNENMNFQRKRSVSECDESDVALAKRIKLEPDTDQSEVPCDNAKTAIAVKTEIEHNSHVPKSQTHLSSAFNNIAIDLCPPVAIVTPLSHKNDISKETISIKSVNGTKDTIKTNTNGISESLSDIKPTVKECTKEKSFINEESLFLSDSDFEKFTNDLFSEQSFQTSDGSNWTFQRTDSFAYQSNDQSVNVEKKTLTFEAQLEDFEKILDKFIQSDADRPDTKSAINGRFLGSTVHVTSTTSTAKFKPKLDSISQNVTLPQPDILRNSELLRELLENDTDTSLKSQNSAKRPVSVDLSFLNSDTIYSNRSASSASTILKTKTIDPIPTGELLMISTSDASSKPDSVNFTESLDSESCDTKSADHGPLSLAEQRRASVTLHHKVPNIGDIVSPCGPLSRMNGDETEALLNELTSHTSGNQTGRTSRDILPSGPQDARYEYMNGPRPVTSPFSGFHVENIAHTNGPTNDQELRMKMSMGQRAPGYVAGNRGIVGLSQTEFEAMPAERRHLIASRYGQLMRNITPGGGYPDEMSNPLTRASVNELLTDIRASVNPVNTSMSASGPLMQNHDQFQMNSMRGMPESNGLTSSQMSQPTAETNPYGNEATKDRMRYLMMQQLHRRRMEEQMASRGQAPMDGQCGMIPQGNISRTHPPMPEMLSNATHGTRFPNQHGGLHSNAGHAPFFRPQMDSQAHIPQHNENMMSGMTHGPGANIYQRQLAHQRQQQHHHQQQQHPQQQQQQDHYQHNQHPHQQLYHRNQITQQQQHPRPQHEQQMLQRMNKPHQTLSIDRFSPGHPQQSHQFSANLLNSHLQSRQSQFPMHRMPGSVPSSGMPQMQGPFASMQSHNPHQQQNHHQPHHQQQLQNFQTHSQEQFQFNPLTSGANPYGANAQQIPLTPTTPTLPSGLGTGSSDIKHEPHSTENMSEFFF